A stretch of Clostridia bacterium DNA encodes these proteins:
- a CDS encoding molybdopterin-dependent oxidoreductase: MKKWLIGIIVILVLAVGVLAWLNGDRVAEKKKIEEDAAFVVKLQDDSVTYHLSDLKEMGPDTFSAVLKTNGKDPINYEYEGVELRKVLSAAGIDVAQYDTVILTAIDGYSVAYSAEEVLQEKNVYLVYAREGELLETGENGGRGPYQTIVASDQFSNRRCKFAVEVEVR; encoded by the coding sequence ATGAAAAAATGGCTAATCGGCATAATTGTGATTTTAGTACTAGCGGTGGGTGTTCTAGCTTGGCTAAATGGTGATCGGGTTGCAGAAAAAAAGAAAATTGAAGAAGACGCTGCTTTTGTCGTGAAGCTCCAAGATGACAGTGTTACCTATCACTTGTCCGATTTGAAAGAAATGGGGCCAGATACCTTTTCTGCGGTACTAAAAACCAATGGTAAAGATCCAATTAACTATGAATATGAGGGAGTAGAATTAAGAAAAGTATTGTCCGCTGCCGGCATCGATGTAGCTCAATATGACACCGTGATTTTGACGGCAATAGACGGATATTCAGTCGCCTATTCCGCAGAAGAAGTTCTTCAGGAAAAAAATGTATATCTAGTTTATGCCCGTGAGGGAGAACTACTGGAAACGGGGGAAAACGGTGGAAGAGGTCCATACCAAACCATCGTGGCTTCAGATCAATTCAGCAACAGACGTTGTAAGTTTGCTGTGGAAGTGGAAGTGCGCTAG
- a CDS encoding alkaline phosphatase family protein — protein MNFKKYVWPMASFVLAALLVVSLFYKVGEDEYRPRVEIMGDVNQTITFSNLDEIDPEYQDQVSLASLLEVCEPWEDDYSVLLIGADGLVAQIDERLEETWLQFSTANGWEIRDDVHPVSAQIKHLSQIVVVATSDTSLLSIGVDTRSGELLRTTPGNLVLQGLKRHLNWEGSSNIDRESGTYGVDIYTSLWTLPMDSILNTESRLHISGRDGSVHLHQGTGELSLVGNRIDYLDGEYVVEDIAGILVDAPAASVADAYDEALYYIRHGEPVMLLFLDGFSYEQYAYAKEQGLIPYLSEKPVAKEALSFYKPVTNVGFAAMISGQGPDMNGIHDRSDRLLEHSIFRVLADEGKKALLLEGDVRILDAGAEEKLHVDLNDNGFLDDEIFESAHEAVNSSYDYLLVHFHEIDDAGHSYGPFGEETLEQIALHDKFVEELANNFEGKVIVVADHGMHETEDGGTHGQVRWSDMVVPYLVMDGGK, from the coding sequence TTGAATTTTAAAAAGTATGTTTGGCCAATGGCAAGTTTTGTATTGGCAGCATTGCTAGTTGTGAGTTTATTTTATAAGGTTGGGGAGGATGAGTATAGACCGCGCGTGGAAATAATGGGTGATGTGAACCAGACCATCACTTTTAGTAATTTGGATGAAATTGATCCAGAATACCAAGACCAAGTTTCCTTGGCGTCCCTTTTAGAGGTGTGTGAACCTTGGGAGGATGACTATAGTGTTTTGCTTATTGGCGCTGACGGACTTGTCGCCCAGATAGATGAAAGACTCGAAGAGACTTGGCTTCAGTTCAGCACAGCAAATGGATGGGAGATTCGTGACGACGTGCATCCCGTTAGTGCACAAATAAAGCATCTAAGCCAGATTGTGGTGGTTGCCACGTCTGATACTAGTCTTTTATCCATTGGAGTAGATACAAGAAGTGGGGAACTCTTAAGGACTACACCGGGTAATCTAGTATTGCAAGGTTTGAAAAGGCACCTGAATTGGGAAGGCTCATCCAATATAGACCGCGAGTCGGGTACTTATGGGGTGGATATTTACACTAGTCTTTGGACACTCCCTATGGATAGTATCTTAAACACGGAATCAAGGCTCCATATTAGTGGACGCGATGGTTCTGTGCACTTACACCAGGGTACAGGGGAACTAAGTCTCGTAGGCAACCGAATTGACTATCTAGATGGCGAGTATGTCGTTGAAGACATTGCAGGTATTCTAGTTGATGCGCCTGCTGCTTCTGTAGCAGATGCATATGATGAGGCATTATACTATATCAGACATGGAGAACCGGTAATGTTACTATTTTTAGATGGTTTTTCTTATGAACAGTATGCCTATGCCAAAGAACAAGGTTTAATCCCTTACCTGTCTGAAAAACCGGTAGCGAAAGAAGCGCTTAGCTTCTACAAACCGGTTACCAATGTGGGTTTTGCGGCCATGATTAGTGGGCAAGGCCCCGATATGAATGGCATTCATGACAGGAGTGACAGATTGCTTGAGCACAGTATCTTTAGGGTGCTAGCAGACGAAGGAAAGAAAGCCCTTCTGCTAGAAGGCGATGTTCGTATTTTGGATGCAGGTGCTGAAGAAAAACTGCATGTGGATTTAAATGATAACGGTTTTTTAGATGATGAAATATTTGAATCTGCACACGAGGCTGTCAACAGTAGCTATGATTACCTACTGGTACATTTCCATGAAATTGATGATGCAGGTCACAGTTATGGTCCCTTCGGGGAAGAGACCTTGGAACAAATTGCTTTACATGATAAATTTGTAGAAGAGCTTGCGAACAATTTTGAGGGTAAGGTTATTGTGGTGGCAGATCACGGTATGCATGAAACCGAAGATGGTGGAACCCACGGTCAGGTTAGGTGGAGTGACATGGTAGTACCATATTTGGTGATGGATGGAGGAAAATGA
- a CDS encoding CpsD/CapB family tyrosine-protein kinase — MISKSLISQREPKSPVSEAYRMVRTNLEYTSIDAEKKTILFTSSLEKEGKSTTLANMAITMAHAGSRVLVIDADLRKPGLYKMFQVKKYPGLTNYLVKDIPLSDVIQQETGVKNLNIISAGPVPPMASELLSSKKMWHLLEELKQSYDYILIDSPPILSVTDASIIAGHVDGTILCVAQSETPVDAVKASVKSLSKVNANLLGAVMTKADSRRNGAYSYNYYSYEYTDKPETKGWLKKLKFLKHRI; from the coding sequence ATGATCAGCAAATCTTTAATTTCGCAAAGAGAACCTAAGTCTCCAGTTTCAGAAGCATACCGTATGGTTCGTACCAATCTGGAATATACAAGTATAGATGCGGAAAAAAAGACGATCTTATTCACCTCCTCCTTAGAAAAAGAAGGGAAGAGCACAACTCTAGCCAATATGGCAATAACTATGGCGCATGCTGGCTCAAGAGTGTTGGTGATTGATGCAGATTTAAGGAAACCAGGCTTGTATAAGATGTTTCAAGTGAAAAAATATCCGGGACTTACGAATTATCTTGTGAAGGATATTCCACTTTCAGATGTAATTCAGCAGGAAACCGGTGTTAAGAATTTGAATATAATTAGCGCAGGTCCTGTTCCACCAATGGCTTCTGAACTATTGTCCTCCAAGAAGATGTGGCATTTGTTGGAGGAATTGAAGCAAAGCTACGATTATATATTAATTGATTCACCACCAATACTGAGTGTGACGGATGCAAGCATTATTGCGGGGCATGTAGATGGAACCATCTTGTGTGTTGCCCAATCGGAAACACCCGTGGATGCAGTCAAGGCTAGTGTGAAAAGTCTTAGCAAAGTCAATGCCAATCTGCTCGGAGCGGTGATGACTAAGGCTGACTCCAGAAGAAATGGTGCCTATTCCTATAATTATTATTCTTATGAATATACTGATAAGCCAGAAACAAAAGGTTGGTTGAAAAAATTGAAGTTTTTAAAACATCGAATTTAG
- a CDS encoding ECF transporter S component, with the protein MGFLSKHLRDFSIMELVLIGLVAALGVATKPIVVPLVHIITGPLFIPGGAVAGGFYMLWIVLGAGIIRRRGAGSFIALTQALLVVVLGVYGTHGIVSVLTYTLPGIGVDLVFLFSRDKKYTPLHYFLAGGLANLIGTLSVNWVFFQLPLVPLLLSLSVALLSGGLGGLIAYQVAKRFAALHLLKQDQG; encoded by the coding sequence ATGGGTTTTCTTAGTAAACATTTAAGAGATTTTTCTATAATGGAACTAGTACTAATCGGTTTGGTGGCTGCTTTAGGGGTAGCTACTAAACCGATTGTTGTGCCTCTAGTACATATTATTACCGGACCTCTTTTTATACCCGGTGGAGCAGTAGCTGGTGGATTTTACATGCTCTGGATTGTATTAGGAGCAGGCATCATCAGGCGCAGGGGTGCCGGCAGTTTCATTGCCTTAACACAGGCACTTTTGGTGGTTGTGTTGGGCGTATATGGAACGCATGGTATTGTTAGTGTCCTGACATATACTTTGCCAGGTATTGGAGTGGATTTGGTTTTTCTATTTTCGCGTGATAAGAAGTATACGCCATTGCACTATTTTTTAGCTGGTGGGCTAGCCAACTTGATTGGGACTCTCAGTGTGAACTGGGTGTTTTTCCAACTTCCGCTCGTTCCTCTATTGCTAAGCCTTAGTGTGGCTCTTCTTTCAGGTGGCTTAGGCGGATTGATTGCTTACCAAGTAGCCAAACGATTTGCAGCACTGCATTTGCTAAAACAGGACCAAGGTTAG
- a CDS encoding conjugal transfer protein TraX: MRRTSGEEDEKKMRWNATELKLLMVFLMVLDHIYEFIPGTPIWFTYLGRLVAPVFYFLLAESYHYTRNRIKLIERLYLFGLIMLAGNILITYIMPSELGIPNNIFMNMALCLTFLECMERMHTVTDGRKRIVLTTVLLLSLVLLFFTEGNYFTLAFLLVFHYLRERTKQRDIAYGLIALAMTNLDFSYASLFLYNYQWMMVFSIVFFRIYNGERGRGLKYAFYFFYPMHIWLLYIISQMLQV, encoded by the coding sequence TTGCGGAGAACAAGTGGAGAGGAAGATGAGAAAAAGATGAGATGGAACGCAACTGAGCTTAAACTTCTAATGGTATTTTTAATGGTATTGGACCACATATATGAATTTATCCCGGGAACACCAATTTGGTTTACGTATCTAGGACGACTGGTTGCACCAGTTTTCTATTTTTTGTTGGCAGAGAGTTATCATTATACGCGCAATCGTATCAAATTGATTGAGAGGCTCTATTTATTTGGTCTAATCATGCTGGCTGGGAATATATTAATTACCTATATAATGCCCAGCGAACTAGGGATTCCCAATAATATTTTTATGAATATGGCCTTATGCCTTACTTTCCTTGAGTGCATGGAAAGAATGCACACCGTGACTGACGGGAGAAAAAGGATAGTGTTAACCACTGTCCTCCTGCTTTCACTGGTATTACTATTTTTTACGGAAGGCAATTATTTTACCCTGGCATTCCTCTTGGTTTTTCATTATTTAAGGGAGCGAACAAAACAAAGGGACATAGCCTACGGGCTGATAGCACTGGCTATGACTAATTTGGATTTTTCCTATGCTTCCTTGTTTTTATATAATTATCAATGGATGATGGTTTTTTCCATAGTTTTTTTCAGAATATACAATGGTGAACGAGGAAGGGGACTAAAGTACGCCTTCTATTTTTTCTACCCAATGCATATTTGGTTGCTCTATATAATTTCCCAGATGTTACAAGTTTAA
- a CDS encoding pyridoxal-phosphate dependent enzyme — MIKPNKTIFPLLETPIQDLPTLSSKTGVKLSIKRDDLNGIGLGGNKIRKLAYLIQDAKDKGATRLLTTGGVQTNHGRLTAAIAAMFEMKCTLVLVGEEPSQYSGNLILDQIFGADLIFTTPENLELTIDKACEQSERAGESVYTIPLGGSSPLGLLGYVEAAKEIHQQLERQHKSVDYIVTAYGSGGTYGGLLLGAKRLGDPFEILGMNVLSNPADRQIVHDSLLSLLADTAEEFSLEQKIKESDLRITMESVGPGYNHPDTTTVETVLTVARAEGIMLDYCYTGKAFDCMLKQIESGIIAQGSRVLFLHTGGNPALFSNSSMLALEEYLSNK, encoded by the coding sequence ATGATTAAACCAAACAAAACCATTTTTCCGCTACTCGAAACACCCATTCAAGACCTACCGACGCTCTCAAGCAAGACCGGTGTTAAGCTCAGCATAAAACGTGATGACCTAAACGGCATCGGTTTGGGTGGAAATAAAATTCGCAAACTAGCTTATCTCATCCAAGACGCCAAAGACAAAGGTGCAACCAGATTGCTCACAACTGGTGGTGTACAAACCAACCACGGGCGATTGACCGCAGCAATTGCAGCAATGTTTGAGATGAAATGCACCCTAGTCCTTGTTGGTGAAGAGCCAAGCCAGTATTCTGGCAACTTGATTCTTGATCAGATTTTTGGCGCCGATTTAATTTTTACAACACCCGAAAACCTTGAGCTGACCATCGACAAGGCCTGCGAGCAATCGGAAAGAGCAGGTGAATCAGTCTATACAATTCCCTTGGGTGGCAGTTCCCCTTTGGGCCTTCTTGGCTACGTCGAAGCTGCCAAAGAAATCCATCAGCAACTTGAACGTCAACATAAATCCGTCGATTATATCGTGACAGCCTATGGGAGTGGTGGTACTTATGGCGGACTTCTCCTTGGTGCGAAACGATTGGGTGATCCATTTGAAATCCTAGGAATGAATGTACTTTCAAACCCAGCTGATAGACAAATCGTCCACGACTCATTACTCTCCTTACTTGCAGATACGGCAGAAGAGTTTTCTCTAGAGCAAAAAATCAAAGAATCCGACTTGAGAATCACCATGGAAAGTGTTGGGCCTGGTTACAACCACCCAGATACAACAACCGTCGAAACAGTACTTACAGTAGCAAGAGCTGAAGGGATCATGCTTGATTATTGTTACACTGGAAAGGCCTTTGATTGTATGCTAAAACAAATCGAAAGTGGCATCATTGCGCAGGGATCCCGCGTACTCTTTTTGCATACCGGTGGCAATCCAGCCTTATTCTCTAATAGCAGTATGCTAGCACTTGAAGAATACCTATCGAATAAGTAA
- a CDS encoding FMN-binding protein: MKTRKLVCLLLITILAFCSACSDSETEAWKQALYEQVELDLYQELPVDEPILAAYVDEQKSGMFIVSKALGYHGDVVVLVRYADKVVEQVRILEESETEDYGGYIREQWFLERFKGMNPGQKLRLVKMAKDAENEVVGVTGATVSSQAVLEAVQATLQYMQDYKGGN; encoded by the coding sequence ATGAAAACAAGGAAATTAGTGTGCTTACTACTCATAACCATTCTAGCTTTTTGCAGTGCTTGTTCTGACTCCGAAACGGAGGCATGGAAGCAGGCACTGTATGAGCAGGTTGAACTTGATTTGTATCAGGAATTGCCTGTGGATGAACCTATCTTAGCTGCCTATGTTGATGAACAAAAAAGTGGGATGTTCATAGTGAGTAAAGCACTTGGCTATCATGGTGATGTTGTGGTTTTGGTAAGATATGCTGATAAGGTGGTTGAACAGGTTAGGATTCTTGAGGAAAGTGAAACGGAGGATTATGGGGGCTATATTAGAGAACAGTGGTTTCTTGAACGTTTTAAGGGTATGAATCCAGGACAGAAACTTCGCTTAGTAAAGATGGCCAAAGATGCAGAAAATGAAGTGGTAGGCGTTACGGGAGCGACAGTATCTAGCCAAGCTGTCCTTGAAGCAGTTCAGGCAACGTTGCAATATATGCAAGATTATAAGGGAGGAAACTAA
- a CDS encoding S-layer homology domain-containing protein, whose product MKRIVSILSAICLFSSIFITPVMAFEPTPYSDAFAEAVSEFSDGQYAEFVELIVLVRDLENPQDLALLYAEAFNHLSPEAQQRIMQEGFYNTDTQSVVNALAAYAEAVDVGDFGDEDLLALFPNKESLNMQVFVQTLNVEDALETQLSTAYTSTEDMKKAVQSMKKILNTTLISGVFETDIFDPVSEADANLVLNEVELDKLIAVYNDTLSDDVLGTNAISEAIGEFVDYYNALEDDAANRTLVFSYLENNGLVTIESSGSGGSSGGATEVSEEPVVDAGDELPPLDRLEYEAAVQVIAEVDLVDGVAIAEVLVDGDKVEEALEKALNIASEIEEIIDGRTIQPVLVLETVCELDEGDELKKIDISLPLEDLQKAEKEGVKLALKTDLGMLVFNTEDVLADLELGGERNPELNFSMEVLEASEFSEFGVPESALIVDMSLYANGMPLNQFKAPVKVKIPYNLSEGEELEDITVFWIDETGRPVPVGGIYNESTGTVSFLTNHFSKFFAQTATKEFPDVLDAHWGHDYIANMGAKGYISGYEDGTFQPNGEITRAEFVAILAQMYALNGDVNGLEFDDVSQEAWYAPYIAACYDNKIVAGKSINEFDPSGKISRQEAAAMLSNILDMQGFTANTDLAMLDQFSDQTVISSWASKAVCNSYAHGLFSGRDDGRFAPKENLNRAEAATMLYNLLYLE is encoded by the coding sequence ATGAAAAGAATTGTAAGTATTCTAAGCGCAATTTGTTTGTTTAGCAGCATTTTCATCACGCCAGTGATGGCTTTTGAGCCTACACCTTATAGTGATGCGTTTGCAGAAGCTGTGTCTGAATTTAGCGATGGGCAGTATGCAGAATTTGTAGAATTAATTGTCTTGGTTCGTGATTTGGAAAATCCACAGGATCTTGCATTATTATACGCAGAGGCCTTTAATCACCTGAGTCCTGAAGCGCAACAAAGAATTATGCAAGAGGGGTTCTATAACACCGATACGCAATCAGTAGTGAATGCCTTGGCTGCTTATGCAGAGGCTGTAGATGTCGGAGACTTTGGAGATGAGGATCTTCTCGCATTATTTCCTAATAAAGAGAGTTTGAATATGCAAGTATTCGTTCAAACGCTTAATGTGGAGGATGCACTTGAAACCCAACTTTCAACTGCCTATACATCTACAGAAGATATGAAAAAGGCAGTCCAAAGTATGAAAAAAATACTCAATACAACTTTAATTAGTGGAGTCTTCGAAACGGATATATTTGATCCTGTTTCAGAAGCAGATGCTAATTTAGTGTTAAACGAGGTAGAACTTGATAAGCTAATAGCTGTCTATAATGATACGTTAAGCGATGATGTCTTGGGTACGAATGCAATTAGTGAAGCCATAGGAGAATTTGTAGATTACTACAATGCTTTGGAGGATGATGCTGCAAATCGAACTTTAGTTTTTTCCTATTTGGAAAATAACGGCTTAGTCACTATTGAGTCTAGTGGTAGTGGTGGCAGTAGCGGCGGAGCTACTGAAGTCTCGGAAGAACCAGTGGTGGACGCGGGAGATGAACTTCCTCCTCTTGATAGACTGGAATATGAGGCAGCAGTACAGGTGATTGCAGAAGTAGATTTAGTAGATGGTGTTGCGATTGCTGAAGTTCTAGTGGATGGTGACAAAGTTGAAGAAGCTTTGGAGAAGGCTTTGAACATTGCATCAGAGATTGAAGAAATAATCGATGGACGTACGATACAACCGGTTCTGGTCCTGGAAACTGTTTGTGAGCTGGATGAAGGTGATGAACTTAAAAAGATTGATATAAGTTTGCCTCTGGAAGACTTGCAGAAAGCGGAAAAAGAAGGTGTGAAGTTAGCACTAAAGACAGATTTGGGTATGCTTGTTTTTAATACGGAAGATGTTTTGGCTGACCTAGAGCTAGGTGGGGAAAGAAATCCTGAATTGAATTTCAGCATGGAAGTGCTGGAGGCATCTGAATTTTCGGAGTTTGGAGTTCCAGAGTCTGCCCTCATTGTTGATATGTCTCTTTATGCTAATGGTATGCCCTTGAATCAGTTTAAAGCACCTGTCAAGGTGAAAATTCCATATAACCTAAGTGAAGGCGAAGAGCTGGAGGATATAACAGTATTTTGGATAGATGAGACAGGAAGGCCAGTGCCTGTAGGCGGTATTTATAATGAGTCTACTGGTACGGTTAGTTTCCTAACCAACCATTTTAGCAAATTCTTTGCTCAAACAGCGACGAAAGAGTTTCCGGATGTGTTGGATGCTCATTGGGGACATGATTATATTGCCAATATGGGTGCAAAGGGATATATCAGCGGTTACGAAGATGGAACCTTCCAACCGAATGGTGAGATTACCAGAGCGGAGTTTGTTGCCATACTTGCACAAATGTATGCTTTGAACGGTGATGTGAATGGTTTGGAATTCGATGATGTTTCTCAAGAGGCCTGGTATGCTCCCTATATCGCAGCTTGCTATGACAATAAAATAGTTGCCGGAAAATCAATAAATGAATTTGATCCTAGCGGAAAGATAAGTCGACAAGAAGCAGCTGCAATGTTGAGTAATATCTTAGATATGCAGGGCTTTACCGCAAATACTGATCTTGCTATGCTAGATCAGTTTAGTGATCAAACCGTGATTTCTAGTTGGGCTAGCAAGGCAGTTTGCAACAGTTATGCACATGGATTGTTCAGTGGACGTGATGACGGAAGATTTGCACCAAAAGAGAATCTAAATAGGGCAGAAGCTGCAACCATGTTGTATAACCTTCTGTACCTAGAGTAG
- a CDS encoding aldehyde dehydrogenase yields MSYSIGCFDNYVNGKFCASSSGETMETKNPANGSLVAKVQKSTVDDVHEAVRVANEAFNNADWAWNPRRRTRALFAWADAIRNNMDDLMRKLSMETGKPLQEARGELMGSIGYLEYYGAMARSLYGGVTSIDKDSYSMLVREPLGAVGIIVPWNYPITLLMRDLAPALAAGNTAVVKPANQTSGITMEVISLLEGIDEIPAGVVNALTGSGRVIGMELVRTKGIEMINFTGSSSTGKTIMREASNTMKKLSLELGGKSASVVFADADFDKAMTFAIRSIFTHAGQLCTSASRLVVEESIKDKVLDELTKRAQALKVGNGLEEGTQMGAISTKDQFDSIMRYIEIARKEGRIVTGGKQITRDGLDQGYFIEPTIVTDLPIDSRVAQEEIFGPVLVVQTFKTEEEAVAIANSTAFGLASGVWSKDIDRAMRVARRMKAGSTWINTYNRLIPEAETGGYKESGIGRSGGREGILEFTEVKHIMIDHTPLR; encoded by the coding sequence ATGAGTTATAGTATTGGTTGTTTTGATAACTATGTGAACGGAAAATTCTGTGCTTCCAGTAGTGGAGAAACGATGGAAACGAAGAATCCGGCGAATGGGTCATTGGTAGCAAAGGTACAGAAATCCACTGTTGACGATGTACACGAGGCCGTTCGCGTGGCCAATGAAGCGTTCAATAACGCTGATTGGGCATGGAATCCTAGACGTCGTACAAGAGCACTGTTTGCTTGGGCTGATGCCATCCGCAATAACATGGATGATTTGATGAGAAAATTGAGTATGGAAACTGGGAAGCCACTTCAAGAGGCAAGGGGCGAACTGATGGGTTCCATAGGTTATTTAGAATACTATGGAGCAATGGCGCGTAGCTTGTATGGAGGTGTTACTTCAATCGATAAAGATTCCTACTCTATGTTGGTACGCGAACCGCTGGGTGCGGTAGGAATAATAGTTCCTTGGAATTATCCGATCACCCTACTAATGCGAGATTTGGCACCAGCTTTAGCGGCAGGTAATACTGCAGTAGTCAAGCCAGCCAATCAAACTTCTGGTATCACCATGGAAGTAATATCACTTCTAGAGGGTATTGATGAGATACCGGCAGGTGTAGTCAATGCTTTGACTGGAAGCGGCAGGGTAATTGGGATGGAATTGGTACGGACAAAGGGCATTGAGATGATTAATTTCACTGGAAGCTCAAGCACTGGAAAAACAATTATGAGGGAAGCTTCCAATACTATGAAGAAGCTGTCCTTGGAATTGGGTGGAAAATCTGCTTCTGTAGTTTTTGCGGATGCTGACTTTGACAAAGCGATGACGTTTGCCATTCGTAGCATCTTTACCCATGCGGGTCAGCTATGTACATCAGCTTCTCGTTTGGTGGTTGAGGAATCCATTAAGGATAAGGTACTTGATGAACTTACCAAGCGCGCTCAAGCTCTTAAGGTGGGCAATGGATTGGAAGAAGGAACTCAAATGGGTGCCATCAGTACGAAAGATCAGTTTGATTCCATCATGAGATATATCGAGATTGCTCGAAAAGAGGGAAGAATCGTTACCGGAGGAAAACAAATTACTAGAGATGGTTTAGATCAAGGGTATTTTATTGAACCGACCATTGTAACGGATCTGCCAATTGATAGCAGGGTAGCCCAAGAAGAAATATTTGGTCCTGTGCTAGTAGTACAGACATTTAAAACCGAGGAAGAAGCAGTGGCGATAGCCAACAGTACTGCATTCGGACTAGCATCAGGGGTGTGGAGTAAGGATATTGATAGGGCTATGCGTGTAGCAAGAAGGATGAAAGCTGGCTCAACTTGGATTAATACATACAACCGCTTAATCCCCGAAGCTGAAACTGGAGGCTATAAGGAAAGCGGAATTGGAAGATCTGGTGGACGAGAGGGTATACTTGAATTTACAGAAGTAAAGCATATTATGATTGACCATACTCCTTTACGCTAA
- a CDS encoding molybdopterin-dependent oxidoreductase, producing the protein MKKFGALLLIVFLAIGMLAGCATEPAAEEPAVEEPVAEEPAVEEPAAEEPAAEWTIDINGTMFTQADYDAIDEVEISATKKNKDGTETTQTWKGVPLKAVLDYVGAEGYAVVTCEASDGYAKDIDDMTLVESEGTILGTMVDGEAVSAEDGYIELVMDGKGSNWWIKNLVKITTK; encoded by the coding sequence ATGAAAAAATTTGGAGCATTATTATTGATTGTCTTTTTAGCTATCGGCATGTTGGCTGGTTGTGCAACCGAACCTGCTGCAGAAGAACCAGCCGTAGAGGAACCAGTTGCAGAAGAACCCGCTGTAGAAGAACCTGCCGCAGAAGAACCTGCTGCGGAATGGACCATTGATATCAATGGAACTATGTTTACCCAAGCAGACTACGATGCCATTGATGAGGTGGAGATTTCTGCAACCAAAAAAAATAAGGATGGTACTGAAACAACGCAGACTTGGAAGGGTGTTCCCTTGAAAGCAGTATTAGACTATGTGGGTGCGGAAGGATATGCAGTAGTGACTTGTGAAGCCAGCGATGGTTACGCCAAGGATATTGATGATATGACATTGGTTGAAAGCGAAGGAACCATTTTGGGCACTATGGTAGACGGAGAAGCAGTAAGTGCGGAAGATGGTTATATCGAATTGGTTATGGATGGCAAGGGCTCTAACTGGTGGATTAAGAATTTGGTGAAGATAACAACCAAGTAA
- a CDS encoding molybdopterin-dependent oxidoreductase: MFKMKKSWVSVLCLLAIVLLVAGCSQPTANEEESMGSFTVTGIGDERVISVADIIEQYDAVEMDVTSVDSAGETNEYHVKGVRLADVLAGEGISAEDYSSMRAVAGDGYAIEVPQEIVEIRDIVLAYEMDGEALPEDSKPIRLIVPEERSMYWVRNMATLDLMQTKQVVETTKIVFLDTAVADLTQEPYTYYDSEDMAVSMTELLATYGVEGSDDIYFVSADGLEKEETRDNVELGYLKITGEDTPLFLSPDLPKGMHIKQVLSFSQPGISFYSLESGFASQEIGTIDKFEGISLQEIAGLTGLKEASSYLLTARDGYSVSVEADYFNSGIIYFKDGTYRSVFPDLDKATKVKEILSIEAE, translated from the coding sequence ATGTTTAAAATGAAAAAAAGCTGGGTTAGTGTGCTATGCTTACTAGCGATTGTTTTATTGGTGGCTGGTTGTTCACAACCTACAGCCAATGAAGAAGAGAGTATGGGTTCTTTTACGGTAACAGGAATTGGAGATGAGCGTGTAATCTCTGTGGCCGATATTATCGAGCAATATGATGCTGTGGAAATGGATGTTACCAGCGTCGATTCAGCAGGCGAAACGAATGAATATCATGTCAAGGGCGTTCGTTTAGCAGATGTACTCGCAGGTGAAGGAATCTCAGCGGAAGATTATAGTAGTATGCGGGCGGTGGCTGGTGATGGATACGCCATTGAAGTACCGCAGGAAATTGTCGAAATTCGAGACATTGTGCTAGCTTATGAAATGGATGGAGAAGCACTTCCGGAAGATAGCAAACCGATTCGCCTGATTGTGCCGGAAGAGCGTTCCATGTATTGGGTACGCAATATGGCTACCTTGGATCTGATGCAAACAAAGCAGGTTGTTGAAACCACTAAAATTGTATTTTTAGACACGGCAGTTGCTGACTTAACCCAAGAGCCCTACACCTACTATGATAGCGAAGATATGGCTGTATCCATGACTGAGCTTCTGGCTACTTATGGTGTTGAAGGTTCGGACGATATATATTTTGTGTCAGCGGACGGTTTAGAAAAAGAGGAAACAAGAGACAATGTCGAGTTGGGCTATTTGAAGATTACAGGCGAGGATACTCCACTATTCTTGTCGCCTGACCTGCCGAAGGGTATGCATATTAAGCAGGTATTAAGTTTTAGTCAACCAGGAATCAGCTTTTATAGTTTAGAAAGTGGTTTTGCATCCCAAGAGATAGGAACAATAGATAAGTTTGAGGGCATTTCACTTCAAGAAATTGCCGGGCTTACTGGTTTGAAGGAAGCCTCTAGCTATCTTCTAACGGCTCGCGATGGCTATTCGGTCTCTGTAGAAGCAGATTATTTTAATTCCGGTATAATTTATTTCAAAGATGGAACGTACCGTTCGGTATTCCCAGATTTGGATAAAGCAACAAAAGTTAAGGAGATTCTAAGCATTGAAGCCGAATAG